A single genomic interval of Christensenellaceae bacterium 44-20 harbors:
- a CDS encoding biotin/lipoyl-containing protein translates to MRRFLIKVNGKDYDVCVEEIGAGAPAAPAAVASAPVAAPAPAPAPAAAESAAPAPAAAPAAPAAIPADGTKTEAPMPGNIIEVRANVGDTVAEGDVVIILEAMKLENEIMAPCAGKILSVNVSKGDMVNSGDILFVVG, encoded by the coding sequence ATGCGTAGATTTTTAATAAAAGTGAATGGAAAAGATTATGATGTTTGCGTCGAGGAGATTGGCGCAGGGGCTCCGGCTGCCCCGGCAGCAGTAGCGAGCGCCCCGGTTGCGGCACCTGCTCCGGCGCCCGCGCCTGCAGCGGCAGAAAGCGCCGCTCCCGCTCCCGCGGCGGCTCCGGCTGCGCCTGCGGCAATTCCGGCAGACGGAACCAAGACAGAAGCGCCCATGCCCGGCAATATCATTGAAGTGCGCGCAAATGTGGGAGACACGGTTGCCGAGGGCGATGTCGTCATCATTTTGGAGGCGATGAAGCTGGAGAATGAGATCATGGCTCCCTGCGCAGGAAAAATCCTGTCTGTCAATGTCAGCAAGGGCGATATGGTAAACTCCGGCGATATTCTGTTCGTCGTCGGTTAA
- a CDS encoding carboxyl transferase domain-containing protein, with translation MSEGNGISAKSPVYERIEALFDAGSFIEIDKYLERSNAVEHYPDVSAPGEGVVAGWGTVDGRSAYIAAQNYEVLRGSFSAAHAQKICKVIDMAAQNGLPVLFLWDSGGARVQEGAAAMGAYSAVMKKLADVSGVIPTISVVLGGMYGCAALFAALTDFSIAAEDAGRIGLLSPMVRAAVHGQAVDEEKLCGVQAAAEKGDVQLTAPDAAVALELAKELLSYLPLNNLEEPPFALNEDSIARPILSDGKDVRALLREIADEQCFLELGAAFAPEMVTGLITLDGLTAGVVANVPGEYLSAHGCKKAARFVRLMDAYDIPIITMVDNEGIDPASESCCLLRSLAQLAYAYGEAGCPMVSILNKAIGEGYAALSNKQNGADLVYAYEDAQIGCLDATAGSIILYDGAKDRTQEYAEKFLSARSAARQGVLDDIIQREQLRGTLVRAIEMISNKRVQKLQKKHGIMPM, from the coding sequence ATGAGCGAAGGAAATGGAATCTCTGCAAAGAGCCCTGTTTACGAGCGCATCGAGGCGCTTTTTGATGCGGGCAGCTTTATAGAGATTGATAAATATCTGGAACGCTCGAACGCGGTGGAGCATTATCCGGATGTCTCGGCTCCCGGCGAAGGCGTCGTGGCGGGCTGGGGCACGGTAGATGGGCGCTCCGCCTATATTGCGGCTCAAAACTATGAGGTTTTGCGCGGGTCTTTCAGCGCCGCGCATGCCCAGAAGATTTGCAAAGTGATCGATATGGCGGCCCAAAATGGCCTGCCTGTTCTGTTTTTATGGGATTCGGGCGGCGCGCGGGTACAGGAAGGCGCGGCGGCTATGGGCGCTTACTCTGCGGTGATGAAAAAGCTTGCGGACGTCTCTGGTGTGATCCCGACGATCTCCGTCGTCCTGGGCGGCATGTATGGATGCGCGGCGCTGTTTGCGGCGCTGACGGATTTCTCCATCGCGGCGGAAGATGCGGGGCGGATTGGCCTGCTCAGCCCAATGGTGAGAGCGGCTGTGCATGGACAGGCCGTGGACGAGGAGAAGCTTTGCGGCGTACAGGCGGCGGCCGAAAAAGGAGATGTGCAGCTGACAGCACCAGATGCCGCAGTTGCTTTGGAGCTGGCCAAGGAACTGCTCAGCTATCTGCCGCTGAATAACCTGGAAGAGCCTCCGTTTGCTCTGAACGAAGATTCGATTGCGCGCCCCATTTTGTCGGACGGCAAGGATGTTCGTGCGCTTTTGAGAGAGATTGCCGATGAGCAGTGTTTCCTGGAGCTGGGCGCGGCGTTTGCACCGGAAATGGTAACCGGGCTGATCACGCTGGATGGCTTGACGGCGGGTGTTGTGGCGAATGTCCCGGGCGAATATCTGAGCGCCCATGGATGCAAGAAAGCGGCGCGGTTTGTGCGCCTGATGGATGCCTACGATATTCCCATCATCACGATGGTGGATAATGAGGGGATTGATCCTGCCTCTGAGAGCTGCTGCTTGCTGCGCTCTCTGGCACAGCTTGCCTATGCCTACGGCGAGGCGGGCTGCCCGATGGTCAGCATTTTGAATAAAGCGATTGGGGAAGGGTATGCCGCGCTGTCCAACAAGCAAAACGGCGCGGATTTGGTCTATGCCTATGAAGATGCACAGATTGGATGCCTGGATGCAACGGCGGGCAGCATTATCCTGTATGATGGCGCAAAGGATCGCACGCAGGAGTATGCGGAGAAGTTTTTAAGCGCACGCTCGGCTGCCAGGCAGGGCGTTTTGGATGATATCATCCAAAGAGAACAGCTGCGCGGCACGCTCGTTCGGGCCATCGAGATGATCTCCAATAAGCGCGTGCAAAAGCTCCAGAAAAAGCATGGCATCATGCCGATGTAA
- the scpB gene encoding SMC-Scp complex subunit ScpB — protein MTHEQIIGTLENILFAAGDSMALSELADILDISQEELEAMLEEEGRRREGAFGLVFRRLEDRVQLATRTEHARLLVELFGSKSGEELTKAMLETLSIIAYKQPVTRGEIEDLRGVNTSHILSALQEKGLVVEAGRKEALGRPILYATSEEFLRHFGISSTKELPILPEQ, from the coding sequence ATGACACACGAACAAATCATCGGAACGCTGGAAAACATCCTGTTTGCCGCGGGAGATTCCATGGCGCTTTCGGAACTGGCAGATATTTTAGATATTTCGCAGGAAGAGCTGGAGGCGATGCTGGAGGAAGAGGGGCGGCGCAGAGAAGGGGCGTTCGGCCTGGTATTCCGCAGGCTGGAAGACCGCGTGCAGCTTGCCACCCGCACGGAGCACGCCCGCCTTTTGGTGGAGCTGTTTGGAAGCAAAAGCGGGGAGGAACTGACCAAGGCCATGCTGGAGACGCTCTCGATTATCGCCTATAAGCAGCCGGTTACCCGGGGAGAGATTGAGGATCTGCGCGGCGTCAATACCAGCCATATTTTAAGCGCGCTTCAGGAAAAGGGATTGGTGGTGGAGGCGGGCAGAAAAGAGGCCTTGGGCCGCCCGATTCTTTATGCGACCAGCGAAGAGTTCCTGCGCCATTTCGGAATCTCTTCCACCAAGGAGCTTCCCATACTGCCAGAGCAGTAG
- a CDS encoding D-alanyl-D-alanine carboxypeptidase family protein, with the protein MKRLGKITGILVAAFLVIGLAVPARRAEAAPAVGAKAYVLMEASTGRVLLENNRDAKLPMASTTKIMTCLLAVENGNMDDIVTIPKEAVGQEGTSIYLREGEKVAFSDLVYGLMLASGNDAAVAIAIHLAGSVEAFAQMMNEKAREIGANNSNFVTPNGLPDDNHYTTAYDLALISSYAMQNEKFCEIVGTSKKDLAEDDDSPARYLRSKNKILYQYEGGNGIKTGYTKAAGKCLSAGAKRDNMQLVAVVLNDYDMFIDCMALLDYGFEHYAMRQVAEAGQSYGDIPVEESLEGSVQTALCDNIYLPLTQEEVTMVEEKVNMSSSLAAPVQEGEVVGVVEFSFGDIKAKSNIITISSAQRKTYEFYLSQILQRWLGLAEQAG; encoded by the coding sequence ATGAAAAGGCTTGGGAAAATAACGGGCATTTTAGTCGCTGCATTTTTGGTGATTGGCCTGGCAGTGCCGGCCAGGCGGGCAGAAGCCGCGCCGGCCGTCGGCGCTAAGGCATATGTGCTGATGGAAGCTTCCACAGGCAGAGTTCTTTTGGAGAACAACCGGGATGCGAAGCTCCCTATGGCCAGCACGACCAAAATCATGACCTGCCTTCTGGCTGTGGAAAACGGCAATATGGATGATATTGTTACGATTCCCAAAGAGGCTGTGGGCCAGGAGGGGACTTCCATCTATCTGCGGGAAGGCGAGAAGGTCGCTTTTTCAGATCTCGTCTACGGACTGATGCTGGCATCGGGCAATGACGCGGCGGTGGCCATTGCGATTCATCTGGCCGGAAGCGTGGAAGCGTTCGCACAGATGATGAACGAGAAAGCCAGGGAAATTGGGGCGAACAACTCGAACTTTGTAACGCCCAACGGTTTGCCGGATGATAACCACTATACCACGGCCTACGACCTGGCGCTCATCTCCTCCTATGCGATGCAAAACGAAAAATTCTGCGAGATTGTGGGTACATCCAAAAAAGATCTGGCAGAGGACGACGATTCCCCGGCGCGGTATCTGCGCAGCAAGAATAAAATTCTCTATCAATACGAGGGGGGGAACGGCATCAAGACGGGGTATACCAAGGCGGCGGGCAAATGCCTGTCTGCGGGCGCCAAGCGCGATAATATGCAGCTGGTGGCCGTCGTGCTCAACGACTATGATATGTTCATCGACTGCATGGCGCTGCTGGACTATGGATTTGAGCATTACGCCATGCGCCAAGTGGCCGAAGCAGGGCAGAGCTATGGAGATATTCCTGTGGAGGAGAGCCTGGAAGGCAGCGTTCAAACTGCGCTTTGCGACAACATTTACTTGCCTTTGACGCAAGAAGAGGTTACTATGGTAGAAGAAAAAGTAAATATGAGCAGCAGCTTGGCGGCGCCGGTGCAGGAGGGCGAGGTTGTCGGGGTGGTGGAATTCTCCTTTGGGGATATTAAGGCAAAGAGCAACATCATCACGATTTCGTCTGCCCAAAGAAAGACATACGAATTCTACCTCTCGCAGATTTTGCAGCGCTGGCTGGGCCTGGCAGAGCAAGCGGGATAG
- a CDS encoding site-2 protease family protein, translating into MQIFQLLFSDPAQGLIYLLSLFLAMCIAISFHECAHAFMAYKLGDPTAKNLGRMSLDPMRHMDWLGFASFLLFGLGWAKPVLVNSKNLKHFRRDDALISLAGPLANLLISFVFYGITFFVTYAGVQNDIILQILSIICSLNLNFAIFNILPLPGLDGYHIVTSLFVRKGNQFLDFLNRYSTLILFALMWSGVFTLFTTWAGNGILGLFQSFFLLFI; encoded by the coding sequence ATGCAAATTTTTCAACTGCTGTTTTCAGACCCCGCTCAGGGGCTTATCTATCTGCTTTCGCTGTTTCTGGCTATGTGCATTGCCATTTCGTTTCACGAATGCGCGCATGCCTTCATGGCCTATAAACTGGGCGATCCGACGGCGAAAAATCTCGGGAGAATGTCGCTGGATCCGATGCGGCATATGGATTGGCTTGGGTTTGCCTCGTTTTTGCTGTTTGGGCTGGGCTGGGCAAAGCCTGTTCTCGTCAACTCCAAAAACCTCAAGCATTTTCGCAGAGATGATGCGCTCATCTCCCTGGCCGGGCCGCTGGCAAACCTGCTGATTTCCTTTGTGTTCTACGGAATCACTTTTTTTGTCACCTATGCGGGCGTCCAAAACGATATTATTTTGCAGATTCTGAGCATCATCTGCTCGCTTAACCTAAACTTTGCTATTTTTAATATTCTCCCGCTCCCTGGGCTGGACGGGTACCATATTGTTACGAGCCTGTTTGTGCGCAAAGGAAACCAGTTTCTGGATTTCCTCAACCGCTATTCGACGCTGATTTTGTTTGCACTCATGTGGTCGGGTGTGTTTACGCTCTTTACAACCTGGGCAGGCAACGGGATTCTGGGCCTGTTTCAGTCGTTCTTCCTGTTATTCATATAG
- a CDS encoding GerMN domain-containing protein, translating into MILASMLLCGCSPLREKNDISGLPSLEPQNSLSYGEYEPYRATLYYLDPQRNTLSTELREIEVVSSAPKGKQIFEELLAGPSGRGLEGFGSEYTLKNIDITGGVANIYLLTEQSLSDQKRLALCAALSNTAVDNLGVQYANLFFNEEPAYVAGKPCGLLGKTDLDMTAFYESYLEKAAEPVWSIPVALYFLDESKSYILPEVRMLSFEGENYLQEILYQLSLGPEYKSYLLSPLLANYAFTYQGNFGTIGEDGLLCIDSPQKLLQGGGDQQMRQHMACLYHSFHGVVQGLRSMEFTRGMEKHTVTFSTSQLYLGEEVLVYFPGKDLKHLERFHHVVRSGRAHNLKTYLEELAEGPLKIEQARALPCFPADMGSEGLLGAEMRDNIAVVNFSAEMLYSLEGMQKDELYLFLYAVVNTLCEDEAVWAVQFCFEGEIIDELGIFSLAMPLYPNIGLAQ; encoded by the coding sequence ATGATCTTGGCATCCATGCTGCTGTGCGGCTGTTCCCCTTTAAGAGAGAAAAACGATATTTCCGGCCTGCCTTCGCTGGAGCCGCAGAATTCGCTCTCCTATGGAGAATATGAACCATACCGCGCGACGCTGTATTATCTCGATCCCCAGCGCAATACGCTCTCAACCGAGCTGAGGGAGATAGAAGTGGTATCCTCCGCGCCAAAAGGCAAACAGATTTTTGAGGAGCTGCTTGCCGGGCCAAGCGGGAGAGGCCTGGAGGGGTTTGGCAGCGAATATACCCTGAAGAATATCGATATCACAGGCGGCGTTGCCAATATCTATCTGCTGACCGAGCAGAGCTTAAGCGATCAGAAAAGGCTGGCGCTTTGCGCCGCGCTTTCCAACACGGCGGTGGATAATCTGGGCGTGCAGTATGCCAATCTGTTTTTTAATGAGGAGCCGGCTTATGTCGCGGGCAAGCCCTGCGGCCTGCTGGGCAAGACGGACCTCGATATGACCGCCTTCTATGAGAGCTATCTGGAAAAGGCGGCGGAGCCTGTTTGGAGCATTCCAGTGGCGCTGTATTTCCTGGACGAGAGCAAGAGCTATATTTTGCCCGAAGTGCGCATGCTTTCCTTTGAAGGAGAAAACTATTTGCAGGAGATCCTCTATCAGCTTTCGCTGGGGCCTGAGTATAAGAGCTATCTTCTCAGCCCTCTGCTCGCAAATTATGCGTTCACATATCAAGGTAATTTTGGAACCATAGGGGAGGATGGCCTGCTCTGCATCGATTCGCCTCAAAAGCTTTTGCAGGGCGGCGGCGATCAGCAGATGCGCCAGCATATGGCCTGCCTGTATCATTCTTTTCACGGGGTTGTCCAGGGGCTGAGGAGCATGGAGTTCACCCGCGGAATGGAAAAGCATACCGTTACTTTCAGCACTTCACAGCTCTACCTGGGCGAGGAGGTTTTGGTCTATTTTCCCGGCAAGGACTTGAAGCATCTGGAGCGCTTCCATCATGTAGTTCGCTCCGGGCGGGCGCATAACCTCAAAACCTACTTGGAGGAGCTGGCAGAGGGCCCGCTCAAGATAGAGCAGGCCCGTGCGCTGCCTTGCTTCCCGGCGGATATGGGCAGCGAGGGGCTGCTGGGCGCAGAGATGCGGGATAACATCGCTGTGGTGAATTTCAGCGCAGAAATGCTCTATAGCCTGGAAGGAATGCAGAAAGATGAGCTGTATCTGTTCCTATATGCCGTCGTCAATACGCTGTGCGAAGACGAAGCGGTTTGGGCCGTGCAGTTCTGCTTTGAGGGGGAGATTATCGACGAGCTGGGCATCTTCAGCCTGGCTATGCCGCTCTATCCCAATATCGGCCTGGCGCAATGA
- a CDS encoding OadG family transporter subunit: protein MSIFGIQFTAAEFVILCGVALIVLLAWAILAKMPRKKQEEEETAPVSGRASGSDEEELVAVLAAAVAASTGMDQSSFRIASYQQVGGRRGRSAWSRAGRREQMSNLY from the coding sequence ATGAGTATTTTTGGGATACAGTTTACTGCGGCAGAGTTTGTCATCCTTTGCGGCGTTGCGCTGATTGTGCTTCTGGCCTGGGCGATTCTGGCTAAAATGCCCAGGAAAAAGCAAGAGGAAGAAGAGACGGCTCCTGTGAGCGGCAGGGCTTCGGGCTCGGACGAGGAGGAGCTGGTGGCAGTTCTGGCGGCCGCGGTTGCCGCTTCGACGGGCATGGATCAAAGCTCCTTCCGCATCGCCTCTTATCAGCAGGTAGGCGGGAGAAGAGGGCGCTCTGCATGGTCGAGGGCTGGCAGAAGAGAGCAAATGAGCAATTTGTATTAG
- the ytfJ gene encoding GerW family sporulation protein, whose translation MHPIEHVLNTTMSELGKMVDVNTIVGNPFVTPDGCTIIPISKVSFGFVTGGGEYGEGVKAPIETRYPFAGGTASGVTITPVAFMVEKQDQIKLLTATERDIVDKILESIPQMASEMRKMFEQGKAKGENSAQSQG comes from the coding sequence ATGCATCCGATCGAACACGTATTAAACACTACCATGTCTGAGCTGGGCAAGATGGTCGACGTCAACACCATCGTGGGAAACCCGTTTGTAACGCCGGATGGCTGCACGATCATCCCCATCTCCAAAGTCAGCTTTGGGTTTGTTACCGGAGGCGGCGAATATGGCGAGGGCGTCAAGGCGCCGATTGAGACGCGGTATCCCTTTGCCGGGGGCACGGCCAGCGGCGTTACGATTACGCCTGTGGCTTTTATGGTGGAGAAACAGGACCAGATTAAGCTGCTGACTGCCACGGAGCGGGATATTGTAGATAAAATTTTAGAGAGCATTCCCCAAATGGCGAGCGAGATGCGCAAGATGTTTGAGCAGGGAAAGGCCAAAGGCGAGAACAGCGCGCAAAGCCAGGGGTAA
- a CDS encoding segregation/condensation protein A: protein MQYEIKLTNFEGPLDLLLHLISKAKIEPKDIFVSEITEQYLAYMEQSELLDLERASDFLQMAATLVYIKSRSLLPAGRADADLDENGLTPEEQLVARLSEYRRYKAVSEELKQLEEKGQGQFFRLPEEILAPAGEEINFKNASVDALMAAYLKVLQKTKEQQKEEPRHVLIQRDHVSLRAQIRTILARLTIKPRVCFEELLSKEPSRMEIAVTFLGLLELLHQGQICIAQARAFGEIYVTRNEKAE, encoded by the coding sequence ATGCAGTACGAGATTAAGCTTACCAACTTTGAAGGCCCGCTGGATTTGCTGCTGCACCTGATCAGCAAGGCGAAAATTGAGCCAAAGGATATTTTCGTTTCGGAGATCACAGAGCAGTATTTGGCCTATATGGAGCAGAGCGAGCTGCTGGATTTGGAGCGCGCCAGCGATTTTTTGCAGATGGCGGCGACGCTCGTGTATATCAAATCCCGCTCTTTATTGCCGGCCGGCCGGGCAGATGCGGATTTGGATGAAAACGGCCTGACGCCGGAAGAGCAGCTTGTGGCCCGGCTCAGTGAATACCGGCGCTATAAGGCGGTTTCGGAAGAGCTGAAACAGCTGGAGGAAAAAGGCCAGGGGCAGTTTTTCCGCCTGCCCGAGGAGATTCTCGCGCCGGCTGGAGAGGAGATCAATTTTAAGAATGCCAGCGTGGATGCGCTGATGGCGGCATATCTGAAAGTGCTGCAAAAGACCAAGGAGCAGCAAAAGGAGGAGCCCAGGCACGTGCTTATCCAGCGCGATCATGTGAGCCTGCGCGCCCAGATTCGCACGATTCTCGCCCGGCTGACCATCAAGCCGCGGGTTTGCTTTGAAGAGCTGCTCTCTAAGGAGCCGTCGCGCATGGAAATCGCGGTAACCTTTTTGGGGCTGCTGGAGTTGCTGCATCAGGGGCAAATCTGCATTGCGCAGGCCCGGGCGTTTGGAGAAATCTACGTTACCAGAAATGAAAAGGCAGAATAG
- a CDS encoding oxaloacetate decarboxylase subunit alpha, which produces MGKVYITDTILRDAHQSQAATRMFTDEMLAIAPILDGAGYWSIECWGGATFDTCLRFLHEDPWERLRTLKKAMPKTKLQMLLRGQNLLGYKHYADDMVDLFIKKAIENGIDVIRIFDALNDPRNFKAAMDATNKYGGWAEAAISYTTSPVHSLEYFTELACELEQMGAKSICIKDMANLLLPYDAYQLVKSIKARISVPLHIHTHNTSGTGDMTYLKAIEAGADIVDCALSPLANGTSQPCTESLVATLQGTEYDTGIDLTQLTKAAELMRPVAQRLKNDGFLSPKVLGVDINTLLYQVPGGMLSNLISQLKNAGAEDKLIQVLEEVPRVRKDFGYPPLVTPTSQIVGTQAVMNVLAGERYKMVSKESKGLLRGEYGKLPGEVNEDVRRKCIGDVPLITCRPADNIEPELPRYREEIKDLMEQEEDILSYAMFPQVAPKYFEYRRAKLYGVDGSKLDSENHIHPV; this is translated from the coding sequence ATGGGCAAAGTATATATTACCGATACGATTTTAAGAGATGCGCACCAATCCCAGGCCGCGACGCGCATGTTTACGGACGAGATGCTGGCTATTGCCCCGATTCTGGATGGGGCGGGATACTGGTCCATCGAATGCTGGGGCGGCGCGACTTTCGATACCTGCCTGCGCTTTCTCCATGAAGATCCCTGGGAACGGCTGAGAACCCTCAAAAAAGCCATGCCCAAAACAAAACTGCAAATGCTTCTGCGCGGGCAGAATCTGCTCGGGTATAAGCACTATGCAGACGATATGGTGGATCTCTTCATCAAAAAGGCCATAGAAAACGGCATCGACGTCATCCGCATTTTCGATGCGCTCAACGACCCGCGCAACTTCAAGGCGGCTATGGACGCCACGAACAAATACGGCGGCTGGGCGGAGGCGGCTATTTCCTATACCACCAGCCCGGTGCACAGCCTGGAATACTTCACGGAGCTGGCCTGTGAGCTGGAGCAGATGGGCGCAAAATCCATCTGCATCAAGGATATGGCAAACCTGCTTTTGCCGTATGACGCTTATCAGCTTGTAAAAAGCATCAAGGCGCGCATCAGCGTGCCGCTGCACATTCATACGCATAACACCAGCGGAACGGGCGATATGACGTATTTAAAGGCTATAGAGGCCGGCGCAGATATTGTGGACTGCGCGCTTTCACCGCTGGCAAACGGAACATCCCAGCCCTGCACGGAGTCTCTGGTTGCGACGCTCCAGGGAACGGAATATGACACGGGGATCGATTTGACGCAGCTGACCAAAGCGGCAGAGCTCATGCGGCCGGTGGCACAGCGCCTGAAGAATGATGGCTTCCTAAGCCCCAAAGTGCTGGGCGTGGATATCAACACGCTGCTCTATCAGGTTCCCGGCGGGATGCTTTCCAACCTGATCAGCCAGCTGAAAAATGCGGGCGCGGAGGATAAGCTCATCCAGGTTTTGGAGGAAGTGCCGCGGGTGCGCAAGGATTTCGGATACCCGCCGCTGGTAACACCGACCAGCCAAATCGTGGGCACGCAGGCTGTCATGAACGTCCTCGCAGGGGAGCGCTATAAGATGGTTTCCAAGGAATCCAAGGGTCTGCTGCGCGGGGAATACGGCAAGCTGCCCGGAGAGGTGAATGAAGACGTGCGCAGAAAGTGCATTGGCGATGTGCCGCTGATCACCTGCCGCCCTGCGGATAACATCGAGCCCGAGCTTCCCAGATACCGCGAGGAGATCAAAGATCTGATGGAGCAGGAGGAGGATATTCTCTCCTATGCCATGTTCCCGCAGGTTGCGCCCAAGTATTTCGAATACCGCCGGGCGAAATTA
- a CDS encoding GerMN domain-containing protein: MKKLLCLFLAAALLFCAACQAQEPEQEIQIDPTSGSENRKDTYVALYFADTEYSMLVREVRKTKVSVDANVEKKVLEELLLGPSVPISMAQIINPDTQVVRLKQEGRVLTVVLSKEFLDWSFIENARPIEESNAVKQLAVYSVINTLVEATGCPQVQILVDRESDGTGQRINLSEIGMGSAGVLEPMGRNAELVLSAQKTMEQILTNLKEHNYAAVYNYLAYGDEAERPSENAFVSWCQNSGVVLDYFQVTEMLEQSSQGSALLMVNYSLKQGTSLRSQYAYPLRLVQENSIWKIRFSDLEKFMEY, translated from the coding sequence TTGAAAAAATTACTTTGTCTTTTTCTTGCGGCGGCACTGCTTTTTTGCGCTGCCTGCCAGGCGCAGGAGCCGGAGCAGGAAATCCAGATCGATCCGACCAGCGGCTCGGAAAACCGCAAGGATACCTATGTCGCGCTGTATTTTGCGGATACGGAATATAGTATGCTCGTCCGTGAGGTGCGCAAAACAAAGGTCTCTGTGGATGCCAATGTGGAAAAAAAGGTGCTGGAAGAGCTGCTGCTCGGGCCAAGCGTCCCCATCAGCATGGCGCAGATCATCAACCCGGATACACAGGTGGTGCGGCTCAAACAAGAGGGAAGAGTGCTCACAGTGGTTTTGAGCAAGGAGTTCTTGGATTGGAGCTTTATCGAAAATGCCCGGCCGATTGAGGAGAGCAATGCCGTCAAGCAGCTGGCGGTCTATTCTGTGATCAACACGCTGGTCGAGGCGACGGGCTGCCCGCAGGTGCAGATTCTGGTGGACCGGGAAAGCGACGGCACGGGGCAGCGCATCAATTTAAGCGAGATCGGCATGGGCAGCGCAGGCGTTTTGGAGCCAATGGGGCGCAATGCAGAGCTAGTCCTTTCGGCGCAGAAAACCATGGAGCAGATTTTAACCAATCTCAAGGAGCACAATTATGCGGCGGTTTATAACTATCTCGCCTATGGGGATGAGGCAGAGCGCCCTTCTGAGAATGCGTTCGTCTCCTGGTGCCAGAACAGCGGCGTTGTGCTGGATTATTTCCAGGTGACGGAGATGCTGGAGCAGAGCAGCCAGGGCAGCGCGCTGCTTATGGTAAACTATTCCCTCAAGCAGGGCACTTCGCTGCGCAGCCAGTATGCTTATCCGCTGCGCCTGGTGCAGGAAAATTCTATCTGGAAAATTCGCTTTTCCGATCTGGAAAAGTTTATGGAGTATTGA
- a CDS encoding pseudouridine synthase produces the protein MRIAKFMAAAGIASRRKSEEILQKGHVKVNGKTIYDPATQVEPAADTVEVYGRRVEIPDAKIYIMLNKPLGCVSTCSDDKGRNTVLDYVSDIDYRIYPIGRLDFTTEGLLLLTNDGDLANKLTHPSHEVAKRYYCVVSSMVSPEDVEKLQKGVFIEGGKTAPARIKIMKASPERTELTITIHEGRNRQVRRMFETLGKDVVFLKRISIGDLNLGNLKKGQYRMLEQSEIDYLLSIQ, from the coding sequence GTGCGCATCGCGAAGTTTATGGCGGCGGCTGGAATAGCTTCCCGCAGAAAATCTGAGGAGATCTTGCAAAAAGGTCATGTAAAAGTCAATGGAAAAACCATCTACGATCCGGCAACGCAGGTTGAGCCGGCGGCGGATACAGTGGAGGTTTATGGCCGCAGGGTTGAAATTCCAGACGCAAAAATCTATATCATGCTCAACAAGCCGCTGGGATGCGTCTCTACATGCTCGGACGACAAGGGCAGAAACACCGTGCTGGATTATGTGAGCGATATTGATTACCGCATTTATCCCATTGGCCGGCTGGATTTTACGACCGAAGGGCTTTTGCTGCTCACAAACGACGGCGATCTGGCCAATAAGCTGACGCACCCGAGTCATGAAGTCGCCAAGCGGTATTACTGCGTTGTCAGCAGCATGGTTTCGCCGGAAGACGTAGAAAAGCTCCAAAAGGGCGTTTTCATTGAGGGCGGAAAAACGGCGCCTGCGCGCATCAAGATCATGAAGGCATCTCCCGAGCGGACCGAGCTGACCATCACCATTCACGAGGGGCGCAACCGGCAGGTGCGCCGCATGTTTGAAACGCTGGGAAAAGACGTCGTCTTTTTGAAGCGCATCAGCATTGGCGATCTCAATCTGGGAAACCTGAAAAAGGGGCAGTACCGTATGCTGGAGCAGAGCGAGATCGACTATCTGCTCAGCATTCAGTAA